Proteins encoded together in one Juglans regia cultivar Chandler chromosome 9, Walnut 2.0, whole genome shotgun sequence window:
- the LOC109003761 gene encoding beta-amylase 3, chloroplastic-like, with product MTSTLRCSPSFINLKDSTKSQKTPGEYFSAAPCFAQTKPSYRIRVIRNSVQEAQLSFSKSKPSMLEGYRRSEKPEQLHQALSGGHSKENDARVPVFVMLPLDTVTQRGNLNRPRAMNASLMALKSAGVEGVMVDAWWGLVEKDGPLRYNWEGYAELVQMVQKHGLKLQVVMSFHQCGGNVGDSCSIPLPPWALEEISKNPELVYTDRSGRRNPEYISLGCDSLPVLRGRTPIQVYSDYMRSFRDRFRDFLGDVIVEVQVGMGPCGELRYPSYPESNGTWRFPGIGEFQCYDKYMRTSLQAAAEAIGKRDWGTSGPHDCGQYKQFPEDTGFFRRDGTWDSEYAEFFLEWYSGNLLEHGDRILLAARGIFQGTEAKLSAKVAGIHWHYRTRSHAPELTAGYYNTRHRDGYLPIARMMGKHGVVFNFTCMEMKDGEQAGNAESSPEGLVRQVKMATRSARTELAGENALERYDARAYGQVLETSRSNSGNGLCAFTYLRMNKKLFEGENWRHLVHFIKIMSEGGRDTKLLKRGSSGSNLYVGFIKEIKTVEDVIEVVLV from the exons ATGACTTCGACACTACGTTGCTCACCTTCTTTTATCAATCTTAAAGACAGTACCAAAAGCCAGAAAACTCCCGGCGAGTACTTCTCTGCCGCACCTTGCTTTGCTCAAACCAAGCCGTCATACCGTATCCGAGTGATCAGAAACTCAGTGCAGGAAGCACAGCTCTCATTCTCAAAGTCGAAGCCCTCGATGTTGGAAGGGTACCGGAGAAGTGAGAAGCCAGAGCAGCTTCATCAAGCACTCTCGGGTGGGCATTCCAAGGAAAATGATGCAAGGGTCCCTGTGTTTGTGATGCTGCCGCTCGATACAGTAACGCAGCGAGGGAACCTGAACAGGCCTCGAGCAATGAATGCTAGCTTGATGGCCCTGAAGAGTGCAGGAGTGGAAGGAGTTATGGTGGATGCATGGTGGGGATTGGTGGAGAAAGATGGACCTCTGAGGTACAACTGGGAAGGGTATGCTGAGCTCGTGCAGATGGTTCAAAAGCATGGCTTGAAGCTCCAAGTTGTTATGTCCTTTCATCAGTGTGGAGGAAATGTTGGAGACTCTTGCAG CATTCCTCTACCTCCATGGGCGCTAGAAGAAATCAGCAAGAACCCTGAGCTTGTGTACACAGACAGATCAGGCAGGAGGAATCCTGAGTACATATCCTTGGGGTGTGATTCACTGCCTGTTCTTAGAGGAAGAACACCCATTCAGGTCTACAGCGACTACATGAGGAGTTTCCGTGACAGATTTAGAGATTTCTTGGGCGACGTTATTGTG GAAGTTCAAGTGGGAATGGGTCCTTGTGGGGAACTCAGATATCCATCTTATCCAGAGAGCAATGGAACTTGGAGGTTTCCTGGAATTGGAGAATTTCAATGCTATGACAAG tATATGAGAACTTCCCTTCAAGCAGCAGCAGAGGCAATAGGGAAGAGAGACTGGGGAACAAGTGGACCCCATGATTGTGGCCAGTATAAACAATTTCCTGAGGATACTGGATTTTTCCGTAGGGATGGAACATGGGACAGCGAGTATGCTGAGTTCTTTCTCGAGTGGTATTCTGGAAACCTATTAGAGCATGGTGATAGAATCCTTCTTGCTGCAAGAGGAATATTTCAAGGAACTGAAGCAAAACTTTCTGCAAAAGTAGCTGGAATCCACTGGCATTACAGAACAAGGTCACATGCTCCTGAACTAACTGCTGGATACTATAATACTAGACATAGAGATGGTTACCTTCCCATAGCACGAATGATGGGCAAACATGGAGTTGTATTTAACTTCACTTGCATGGAAATGAAAGATGGAGAACAGGCCGGAAATGCAGAAAGTTCACCAGAAGGATTAGTTCGGCAAGTAAAGATGGCAACTAGGAGTGCTAGGACAGAACTTGCTGGGGAGAATGCTCTAGAGAGGTATGATGCAAGAGCATATGGACAAGTTTTGGAGACCAGTAGGTCGAACTCTGGGAATGGATTGTGCGCATTCACATATTTAAGAATGAATAAGAAGTTGTTTGAAGGGGAGAATTGGAGGCACCTAGTTCACTTCATAAAAATCATGTCAGAAGGTGGTCGAGACACTAAGCTATTAAAGCGTGGCTCCAGTGGGAGTAACCTTTACGTGGGATTCATCAAAGAGATCAAAACTGTGGAGGATGTTATAGAGGTTGTTCTTGTTTAA
- the LOC109003750 gene encoding uncharacterized protein LOC109003750, whose product MGLFAANLSAGKGHVSCSDSTKSLKTPGDYFSGALCFAQTKPSCRIRVIRNSVQEAQLPFSKSKASMLEGYQRSSTEKLEQLHALSGGHSMENDARVPVFVMLPLDTVTHGGNLNKPRAMNASLMALKSAGVEAVMVDAWWGLVEKDGPLRYNWEGYAELVQMVQKHGLKLQVVMSFHQCGGNVGDSCSELLLHVRLVLFPGVLTVGLSCLFGLSISFFGFSCRRAISVTRFTVLGIADKLLTVVISLVVWDMHSTFVGTMELLICMLGGVMYRQSTSKKPKDVKEVNAREIDEDQQKLLEMQRNTEGNGNQKEVAESEVGK is encoded by the exons atggggttatttgcggcgaatttaaGTGCCGGGAAAGGGCatgtttcttgtagtgacagTACCAAAAGCCTGAAAACTCCCGGCGACTACTTCTCAGGCGCACTTTGCTTTGCTCAAACCAAGCCGTCATGCCGTATCCGAGTGATCAGAAACTCAGTGCAAGAAGCACAGCTCCCATTCTCGAAGTCGAAGGCCTCGATGTTGGAAGGGTACCAGAGAAGTAGTACTGAGAAGCTTGAGCAGCTTCATGCACTCTCGGGTGGGCATTCCATGGAAAATGATGCAAGGGTCCCTGTGTTTGTGATGCTGCCGCTCGACACAGTAACGCACGGAGGGAACTTGAACAAGCCTCGAGCAATGAATGCTAGCTTGATGGCCCTGAAGAGTGCAGGAGTGGAAGCAGTTATGGTGGATGCATGGTGGGGATTGGTGGAGAAAGATGGACCTCTGAGGTACAACTGGGAAGGGTATGCTGAGCTCGTACAGATGGTTCAGAAGCATGGCTTGAAGCTCCAAGTTGTTATGTCCTTTCATCAGTGTGGAGGAAATGTTGGAGACTCTTGCAG TGAGCTGCTTCTCCATGTCAGATTGGTACTCTTTCCAGGTGTTTTAACGGTGGGGTTATCTTGCTTGTTTGGTTTATCCATCTCTTTCTTTGGATTTTCTTGCCGGAGGGCCATTTCAGTAACAAGATTTACTGTTCTTGGGATAGCGGACAAGCTATTAACGGTTGTGATTAGTTTGGTTGTTTGGGACATGCATTCGACATTTGTGGGAACAATGGAGCTTTTAATTTGTATGCTTGGTGGGGTTATGTATCGGCAATCTACAAGCAAAAAGCCTAAAGATGTAAAAGAAGTAAATGCACGAGAGATTGATGAGGATCAACAAAAGTTGCTTGAAATGCAACGCAACACAGAAGGCAATGGCAATCAGAAGGAAGTTGCAGAATCAGAAGTGGGAAAATGA
- the LOC109002565 gene encoding beta-amylase 3, chloroplastic-like: MISTLRCSPSFINLKDSTKSQKTPGALCFAQTKPSYRIRVIRNSVQEAQLSFSKSKASMLEGYRRSTEKPEQLHALSGGHSKENDLRVPVFVMLPLDTVTQRGHLNRPRAMNASLMALKSAGVEGVMVDAWWGLVEKDGPLRYNWEGYADLVQMVQKHGLKLQVVMSFHQCGGNVGDTCSIPLPPWALEEISKNPELVYTDRSGRRNPEYISLGCDSLPVLRGRTPIQVYSDYMRSFRDRFRNFLGDVIVEVQVGMGPCGELRYPSYPESNGTWNFPGIGEFQCYDKYMRTSLQAAAEAIGKRDWGTSGPHDCGQYKQFPEDTGFFRRDGTWNSEYAEFFLEWYSGNLLEHGDRILLAARGIFQGTEAKLSAKVAGIHWHYRTRSHAPELTAGYYNTRHRDGYLPIARMMGKHGVVFNFTCMEMKDGEQAGNAESSPEGLVRQVKMATRSARTELAGENALERYDASAYGQVLETSRSNSGNGLCAFTFLRMNKKLFEEENWRHLVHFIKSMLEGGRDTKLLERGSSGSNLYVGFIKEIKTVKDVIEVVLV, translated from the exons ATGATTTCAACGCTACGTTGCTCACCTTCTTTTATCAATCTTAAAGACAGCACCAAAAGCCAAAAAACACCCGGCGCACTTTGCTTTGCTCAAACCAAGCCGTCATACCGTATCCGAGTGATCAGAAACTCAGTGCAGGAGGCACAGCTCTCATTCTCGAAGTCGAAGGCGTCGATGTTGGAAGGGTACCGGAGAAGTACTGAGAAGCCCGAGCAGCTTCATGCACTCTCGGGTGGGCATTCCAAGGAAAATGATCTAAGGGTCCCTGTGTTTGTGATGCTGCCGCTCGATACAGTAACGCAGCGAGGGCACCTGAACAGGCCTCGAGCAATGAATGCTAGCTTGATGGCCCTGAAGAGTGCAGGAGTGGAAGGAGTTATGGTGGATGCATGGTGGGGATTGGTGGAGAAAGATGGACCTCTGAGGTACAACTGGGAAGGGTATGCTGATCTCGTGCAGATGGTTCAAAAGCATGGCTTGAAGCTCCAAGTTGTTATGTCCTTTCATCAGTGTGGAGGAAATGTTGGAGACACTTGCAG CATTCCTCTACCTCCATGGGCGCTAGAAGAAATCAGCAAGAACCCTGAGCTTGTGTACACAGACAGATCAGGCAGGAGGAATCCTGAGTACATATCCTTGGGGTGTGATTCACTACCTGTTCTCAGAGGAAGAACACCCATTCAGGTCTACAGCGACTACATGAGGAGTTTCCGTGATAGATTCAGAAATTTCTTGGGCGACGTTATTGTG GAAGTTCAAGTGGGAATGGGTCCTTGTGGGGAACTGAGATATCCATCTTATCCAGAGAGCAATGGAACTTGGAACTTTCCTGGAATTGGAGAATTTCAATGCTATGACAAG TATATGAGAACTTCCCTGCAAGCAGCAGCAGAGGCAATAGGGAAGAGAGACTGGGGAACAAGTGGACCCCATGATTGTGGCCAGTATAAACAATTTCCCGAGGATACTGGATTTTTCCGTAGGGATGGAACATGGAACAGCGAGTATGCTGAGTTCTTTCTCGAGTGGTATTCTGGAAACCTATTAGAGCATGGTGATAGAATCCTTCTTGCTGCAAGAGGAATATTTCAAGGAACTGAAGCAAAACTTTCTGCAAAAGTAGCTGGAATCCACTGGCATTACAGAACAAGGTCACATGCTCCTGAATTAACTGCTGGATACTATAATACTAGACATAGAGATGGTTACCTTCCCATTGCACGAATGATGGGCAAACATGGAGTTGTATTTAACTTCACTTGCATGGAAATGAAAGATGGAGAACAGGCCGGAAATGCAGAAAGTTCACCAGAAGGATTAGTTCGGCAAGTAAAGATGGCAACTAGAAGTGCTAGGACGGAACTTGCGGGGGAGAATGCTCTAGAGAGGTATGATGCAAGTGCATATGGACAAGTTTTGGAGACAAGTAGGTCGAACTCTGGGAATGGATTGTGTGCATTCACATTTTTAAGAATGAATAAGAAGTTGTTTGAAGAGGAGAATTGGAGACACCTAGTTCACTTCATAAAAAGCATGTTAGAAGGTGGTCGAGACACTAAGCTTTTAGAGCGTGGCTCCAGTGGGAGTAACCTTTACGTGGGATTCATCAAAGAGATCAAGACTGTGAAGGATGTTATAGAGGTTGTTCTTGTTTAA